A single Lactuca sativa cultivar Salinas chromosome 8, Lsat_Salinas_v11, whole genome shotgun sequence DNA region contains:
- the LOC111903713 gene encoding zinc finger CCCH domain-containing protein 19, giving the protein MEVEEETTSNHLQESIAAETTTTVISEILLENTTSIDKQSEKQLSNLAPESNSQEEKDSSVSVPKSEGSEAFVSAAAGEKVEEPVHCRNSESVAALSGGGDNSVVVVSMSVVQDSKDADDGAVKEIDVAAVECGGSELTYAVKDGGDEGGEAVVERIGDPEVVEEMVGNDGDDTNVGEFLETEKDENEGNEIMVGMEGKPEDEKETVKEEEDAEVLKVGDDGGVLSSPVVLVHNDGGDEMTDQSKNDGGLNVRSEDVENVQGMVGSDVKNDGHGDAQIENIDNLQEDEAVAEEPVVPEIVKEEDNVSDEDVREDQQEEASVANEETVDGVGENEEEEPMEEDEEKSLDTDIETEKSLDIEMESVKSLDTEMETEEEINLEDEEKVQEADIETEPELPESSKKDSGGKRKRGGKLSKTTTKKTMEEDVCFICFDGGNLVLCDRRNCPKAYHPSCVNRDEAFFQSKGSWNCGWHLCSICEKKAEYMCYTCTYSVCKSCIKTSDMLCVREKEKKGLCEACMRTVMLIENPENQENANFDDESSWEYLFKDYWTETKAKHDLSLSELIQAKKQESSITQSDVKDEGNSDNPPENPSARKTRRQTKKQKSDAISDDSAPEWVSKELLEFITHMKNGDSSVISQYEVQDLLLEYIKRNKLRDPNKKSQIICDTRLETLFGKPRVAHIEMLKLLESHFLTKEDSQVDDFQGSVVDDDETNETLGKDQKDKKRKGRKKGDKKEPQTNRDDYATIDIHNINLIYLRRKLVEDLLDDMEMFHHKIVGTFVRIRVSGANKNQDIYRLVQVTGTSEAAEYTLGKRTTCAMLEILNLNKTEIIPIDTISNQEFTEDECKRLRQSIKLGLINRLTVGDILDKAMELQVARVNDWLETEVVRLNHLRDRASDLGRFKELKECVEKLNLLKGPEERARRLEEFPLVHDDPTMDPEYESEEDTNSDDNKRQELYKRSDSFGFNKRGRDQFSPRGDYNYSYNSNSNSNSKESWSGTPRNSRKNYEFTRNHSNKNMSSFENIENSRDHEQQRAPFVQQPIKSEKPNLVVNIETSVSNPKVNESDKMWHYKDPSGKIQGPFSLVKLRNWSKNGYFPDHLKIWKKNLKEDDGILLRDALEGNFQNNPNPTPVNRPGPDFANTPVKSSAGQSPTPTPTPNTGSTSVGPPFVPCGNNDMNAAGTSVAPVPVPVAPENIVAAPGGSVALPPQMVQAASGQSQSQIQNPQGWNGGGPQVIPMAGMGMQPMVYNQWSGGPAMVQDPAGNFLPQPMAAVAAPPQQFPFPVNQNMQQPNVNWGTMGMNPNMVWAGPNPGMAWGPMVQGPQVTGTMDPNWVQVPGWVPQPPVPGVGVAAPNQTWVAPPNGNPGWVGPVQGGWNQGNVNVNTGWNQGGAPGTNMGWVQGTIPTPTPTPAPAPTPIPTPMPPGNSNQNWGPRNQGNWGGNERGGFSGQRRNRGSGFHGGNNRRSYNNNNNNNNNSNNKQESFHKDGRLSSSFHGGSSGDPAPAPAPAPAPSDQ; this is encoded by the exons ATGGAGGTTGAAGAAGAAACCACCTCAAATCACCTTCAAGAATCTATAGCAGCAGAAACAACAACAACCGTAATCAGTGAAATCTTGTTAGAAAATACTACTAGTATTGATAAACAATCTGAAAAACAGCTATCGAAtttggcacccgaatcaaacagtcAAGAAGAAAAGGACTCCTCTGTTTCTGTTCCTAAATCTGAGGGCTCGGAGGCATTCGTTTCGGCAGCGGCGGGGGAAAAAGTAGAGGAGCCTGTTCACTGCCGGAACTCGGAGTCGGTTGCGGCATTGAGCGGTGGTGGTGATAATTCGGTTGTTGTTGTGTCGATGAGCGTAGTGCAAGACTCCAAGGACGCGGATGATGGTGCCGTCAAAGAAATTGACGTGGCAGCGGTGGAGTGTGGTGGCAGTGAGTTGACGTATGCGGTTAAAGATGGCGGAGATGAGGGAGGGGAGGCTGTGGTTGAGCGGATTGGTGATCCGGAGGTGGTAGAGGAAATGGTGGGAAATGACGGTGATGATACCAATGTCGGTGAATTTTTGGAGACCGAGAAAGATGAGAATGAAGGTAACGAGATTATGGTAGGAATGGAAGGCAAACCTGAAGATGAGAAGGAGACGGTGAAAGAGGAGGAAGACGCTGAGGTGTTGAAAGTCGGTGATGATGGAGGTGTTCTCTCGTCGCCTGTTGTTCTTGTTCATAACGATGGAGGAGATGAAATGACAGATCAATCTAAAAACGATGGTGGTCTCAATGTCCGATCGGAAGATGTTGAGAATGTTCAGGGAATGGTCGGTTCTGATGTTAAAAACGATGGTCATGGAGATGCGCAGATTGAAAACATTGATAATCTCCAAGAAGATGAAGCAGTGGCAGAAGAACCAGTTGTTCCAGAAATTGTTAAGGAAGAAGATAATGTTTCAGATGAAGATGTTAGAGAAGATCAGCAGGAGGAAGCATCAGTGGCAAATGAGGAGACAGTTGATGGTGTTGGGGAAAATGAGGAGGAAGAACCCATGGAGGAAGATGAAGAGAAATCCTTAGATACCGACATAGAGACTGAGAAATCTTTAGACATTGAAATGGAGTCTGTGAAATCCTTAGATACAGAAATGGAGACCGAAGAAGAAATAAACTTAGAAGATGAAGAGAAAGTCCAAGAAGCAGATATTGAGACAGAACCTGAGTTGCCAGAGTCATCTAAGAAAGATAGTGGAGGAAAACGGAAAAGAGGAGGAAAGCTCTCAAAAACCACCACAAAGAAAACAATGGAGGAGGATGTTTGCTTCATTTGCTTTGATGGTGGAAATCTTGTGCTGTGTGACAGGCG gAATTGCCCTAAAGCTTATCATCCTTCTTGTGTTAATCGGGATGAGGCCTTCTTCCAATCTAAGGGTAGTTGGAATTGTG GCTGGCATCTGTGTAGTATCTGTGAGAAAAAGGCTGAGTACATGTGCTATACCTGCACATATTCAGTGTGCAAATCATGCATTAAAACctctgatatgttatgtgttagagagaaagagaagaaagGCTTATGTGAAGCTTGCATGAGAACTGTGATGTTAATTGAAAATCCAGAAAATCAG GAAAATGCAAACTTTGATGATGAGAGTAGCTGGGAGTATCTTTTCAAGGATTATTGGACTGAAACAAAAGCCAAACATGACTTATCTTTATCCGAACTCATCCAAGCTAAAAAACAAGAATCTTCAATCACACAATCTGATGTTAAAGACGAGGGTAATTCAGACAATCCACCCGAGAACCCAAGTGCAAGAAAGACAAGAAGACAAACAAAGAAGCAAAAATCCGATGCTATTTCTGACGATTCTGCCCCTGAATGGGTATCAAAAGAACTTCTTGAATTCATAACCCACATGAAAAACGGTGATAGTTCTGTTATATCTCAATATGAAGTTCAAGATCTTTTACTCGAATACATAAAAAGAAACAAACTTCGTGACCCAAATAAAAAAAGTCAAATCATTTGTGACACAAGACTCGAAACCCTTTTTGGGAAACCACGTGTGGCACATATTGAAATGTTGAAGCTTCTAGAATctcactttttgacaaaagaaGATTCTCAGGTAGATGATTTTCAGGGCAgtgttgttgatgatgatgaaacTAATGAAACCCTAGGAAAAGATCAGAAAGATAAGAAAAGGAAAGGGAGGAAGAAAGGGGATAAAAAAGAACCACAAACCAATCGTGACGATTATGCTACAATTGACATTCATAATATAAATTTGATCTATTTAAGGAGGAAGCTGGTGGAAGATTTACTTGatgatatggaaatgtttcatcaCAAAATTGTTGGAACTTTTGTTAGAATAAGAGTCTCTGGAGCTAATAAGAATCAGGATATATATAGATTGGTGCAAGTCAcag GTACTAGTGAAGCAGCAGAATATACACTTGGGAAAAGGACAACATGTGCTATgcttgaaatcttgaatcttaacaaAACCGAGATAATACCCATTGATACTATTTCAAATCAGGAGTTCACAGAG GATGAATGCAAGCGTCTGAGGCAGAGTATAAAGTTAGGACTTATAAATAGACTCACTGTG GGAGACATTTTGGATAAAGCCATGGAACTTCAGGTGGCAAGAGTTAATGAT TGGCTTGAAACAGAGGTTGTGCGGCTTAATCATCTCCGTGATCGAGCAAGTGATTTAGGGCGATTCAAAGa GCTAAAAGAATGTGTAGagaaattaaaccttttaaaggGACCTGAAGAGCGTGCTCGAAGGCTAGAAGAATTTCCATTAGTACATGATGATCCTACTATGGATCCTGAATATGAATCTGAAGAAGACACTAATTCTGATGATAATAAGAGACAAG AATTATACAAAAGATCGGATAGTTTTGGGTTCAACAAAAGAGGAAGGGATCAATTTTCTCCGAGAGGAGATTATAATTACAGTtacaattccaattccaattccaattccaaagAATCTTGGAGTGGGACCCCACGGAATTCCAGGAAAAATTACGAATTTACCCGAAACCACTCGAACAAAAACATGTCAAGTTTCGAGAATATCGAAAATTCACGAGATCATGAACAACAACGGGCCCCATTTGTCCAACAACCAATCAAATCCGAGAAGCCAAACTTGGTTGTTAATATAGAAACTTCTGTGTCGAACCCGAAAGTAAACGAATCGGACAAAATGTGGCATTACAAAGACCCGTCGGGTAAAATCCAAGGCCCGTTTTCGTTGGTGAAGTTGCGGAATTGGAGCAAAAACGGGTATTTTCCTGACCATTtaaaaatatggaagaaaaacCTGAAAGAAGACGATGGAATACTTTTGAGGGATGCATTAGAAGGTAACTTTCAAAATAACCCAAACCCAACACCCGTAAATAGACCCGGACCCGATTTTGCTAATACACCAGTTAAAAGCTCCGCGGGTCAATcaccaacaccaacaccaacaccaaATACTGGTTCTACTTCTGTGGGCCCGCCTTTCGTTCCATGTGGGAATAACGACATGAATGCTGCGGGAACATCGGTGgctccggttccggttccggttgcACCGGAGAACATTGTGGCGGCACCTGGCGGCAGTGTGGCGTTGCCGCCACAAATGGTTCAGGCGGCgagtggtcaaagtcaaagtcaaattcaaaatcCTCAGGGTTGGAATGGTGGTGGTCCGCAAGTGATACCGATGGCGGGGATGGGGATGCAACCGATGGTGTATAACCAATGGAGCGGTGGTCCAGCCATGGTTCAGGACCCTGCCGGAAACTTTTTGCCACAACCTATGGCGGCGGTGGCGGCTCCACCGCAACAGTTTCCGTTTCCGGTTAATCAGAATATGCAGCAACCGAATGTAAATTGGGGGACAATGGGGATGAATCCGAACATGGTGTGGGCTGGGCCGAACCCTGGAATGGCTTGGGGGCCCATGGTTCAGGGCCCGCAAGTAACCGGGACCATGGACCCAAATTGGGTCCAGGTCCCGGGTTGGGTTCCTCAGCCTCCGGTTCCAGGGGTTGGAGTTGCTGCCCCGAATCAAACCTGGGTTGCCCCTCCAAATGGGAACCCTGGTTGGGTTGGACCGGTCCAAGGCGGTTGGAACCAGGGTAATGTTAATGTCAACACCGGGTGGAATCAGGGTGGTGCACCAGGGACCAACATGGGTTGGGTTCAAGGTACAATTCCAACACCAACTCCTACACCGGCACCGGCACCAACTCCAATTCCGACTCCAATGCCGCCTGGAAATAGCAACCAAAACTGGGGACCTCGGAATCAGGGGAATTGGGGTGGAAATGAACGAGGTGGTTTCTCGGGACAAAGGCGGAATCGGGGTTCGGGTTTCCATGGTGGTAATAATCGAAGGagttacaataataataataataataataataatagtaataataagcAAGAATCCTTTCACAAAGACGGGAGGTTGTCGTCGTCGTTCCATGGAGGATCATCGGGTGATCCTGCTCCTGCTCCTGCTCCTGCCCCTGCTCCTTCTGACCAGTAG
- the LOC111903712 gene encoding uncharacterized protein LOC111903712 yields MAAVSKRLVQLGINSGFQAKSVKNNVYGFATPFLVPKQSRYDYTNRRHLSQLVNPNGRRVFLVDTLALVRRLEAQGVPSKQAEAITSAITEVLNDSLENVADTFVSKADMQKTVMLQEAHLGKFKSEVQSSQEHHFSMLQRETEKLRTDIDKMRSELRYEIDKVTAGQRLDLNLERGRIRDELANQNAETTSLTNKLDREIHGLRAELEAAKYDVIKYCIGTLISISAVGLAVIRILM; encoded by the exons ATGGCTGCTGTTTCGAAGCGTTTGGTTCAATTAGGTATCAATTCAGGGTTCCAAGCAAAATCAGTGAAGAACAACGTATACGGTTTTGCTACACCTTTTTTGGTGCCAAAACAGAGTCGATATGATTACACTAACAGGAGACATCTCTCCCAGCTCGTAAACCCTAACGGCAGGCGTGTCTTTCTCGTTGATACATTAGCTCTG GTTAGGAGGTTAGAAGCTCAAGGAGTACCTTCAAAACAGGCTGAAGCGATAACATCTGCTATCACTGAGGTTCTTAACGACAGTTTGGAAAATGTTGCTGATACGTTTGTATCAAAAGCTGATATGCAGAAA ACAGTGATGCTTCAGGAAGCACATCTTGGGAAGTTTAAATCTGAAGTACAGAGTTCACAG GAGCATCACTTTTCTATGTTGCAACGTGAGACTGAAAAGCTAAGAACTGACATAGACAAAATGCGAAGTGAACTGAG gTATGAGATTGACAAGGTCACTGCAGGTCAACGTTTGGATTTAAATCTTGAAAGAGG GCGTATTCGTGATGAGCTGGCCAATCAGAATGCTGAAACCACCAGCCTCACCAACAAGCTTGACCGA GAAATTCATGGATTAAGAGCGGAATTAGAAGCAGcaaagtatgatgttataaagTATTGCATAGGAACCCTAATTTCCATATCGGCTGTTGGTCTTGCAGTCATTCGTATACTCATGTAA